A stretch of Alkalicella caledoniensis DNA encodes these proteins:
- a CDS encoding NUDIX hydrolase has protein sequence MNRHFTVAVFIVYHGKVLLLRHRKLNMWLPPGGHIDPNELPDSAAVREVKEETGLDVVLIGDKGLNVDYPHQLVIPRGIQVEDIEENHQHIDLVYFATVKGNNSFVSNDESDAMGWYGLYELPEDVNDEIRMWCEKAIKYL, from the coding sequence GTGAATAGGCATTTCACTGTTGCAGTATTTATTGTATATCATGGTAAGGTACTGCTCTTGAGGCATAGAAAGCTAAACATGTGGCTTCCCCCAGGTGGACATATTGACCCCAACGAGCTGCCAGATTCTGCAGCAGTCCGTGAAGTAAAAGAAGAAACAGGCCTTGATGTGGTGCTTATTGGTGACAAAGGTCTGAATGTAGATTATCCCCATCAACTTGTCATTCCCCGGGGAATACAGGTTGAAGACATAGAAGAAAACCACCAGCACATTGACCTGGTGTACTTCGCGACTGTTAAAGGGAATAATTCATTTGTTAGTAATGACGAAAGCGATGCCATGGGTTGGTATGGATTATATGAGTTACCTGAAGATGTCAATGATGAAATTCGAATGTGGTGTGAAAAAGCAATAAAATACTTGTAA
- a CDS encoding FAD-binding oxidoreductase: MAYQKVTQKDIDFLISITAADRVYSGDQINDDFTHDEMQEYGKFMPEVVIEAISTEEVSQIMKHAHANNIPVTPRGSGTGLCGGAVAIHGGIMLSLTKMNKIIEIDEENLMGTVQAGVLLMEFIKAVTEKGLFYPPDPGEKSATIGGNVMTNAGGMRAVKYGVTRDYVRGMKIVLANGEILETGGKVIKNSSGYSIKDMMVGSEGTLGIATEITVRLLPLPKKAVSLLVPFGTLDQCIETVPHILRSRSTPTAVEFMQRETIENAEEHLGKQFPDKSSDAYLLLSFDGNSTEEIEGIYDEVAQLCLSKGALDVFISNTQERHESIWSTRGAFLEAIKGSTPEGLDECDVVVPKNRVADFVKFCAELNKEYGVRIRQFGHAGDGNLHVYCCKDQLSDDEWKPKVEAIMQRMYDKAIELEGQVSGEHGIGHAKVGFLGESVGAPVMNILEGVKKAFDPKNILNPGKVVNRF, encoded by the coding sequence ATGGCTTATCAAAAAGTTACACAAAAGGATATTGATTTTTTAATCAGCATTACTGCTGCAGATAGAGTATACTCAGGTGATCAAATCAACGACGATTTCACCCATGATGAAATGCAAGAGTATGGTAAGTTTATGCCAGAAGTTGTAATTGAAGCTATAAGCACTGAAGAAGTTTCACAAATAATGAAACATGCTCATGCTAATAATATCCCTGTAACCCCGAGGGGGTCAGGTACTGGTCTTTGTGGTGGTGCAGTTGCAATCCACGGTGGAATTATGCTATCACTGACAAAAATGAATAAAATAATTGAAATCGATGAAGAAAACCTAATGGGAACAGTTCAAGCTGGTGTTTTACTAATGGAGTTCATCAAGGCTGTTACAGAAAAAGGTCTTTTCTATCCTCCAGATCCAGGTGAGAAAAGTGCTACAATCGGTGGCAACGTAATGACAAACGCTGGTGGTATGAGGGCTGTTAAGTACGGAGTTACCCGTGATTACGTTAGAGGTATGAAGATCGTACTTGCTAACGGTGAAATCCTTGAAACCGGTGGTAAAGTTATAAAAAACAGTTCTGGCTACAGTATCAAAGACATGATGGTAGGTTCTGAAGGTACCCTTGGTATTGCCACAGAAATTACTGTAAGGTTATTACCACTTCCTAAAAAAGCTGTTTCTTTACTGGTACCATTTGGAACATTGGACCAATGTATCGAAACTGTACCACATATCCTTAGATCAAGGTCTACTCCAACTGCAGTTGAATTCATGCAAAGGGAAACAATTGAAAATGCTGAAGAGCATTTAGGTAAGCAGTTCCCAGACAAGTCTTCAGATGCTTACCTACTATTAAGCTTTGATGGTAACAGTACTGAAGAAATCGAAGGTATCTATGACGAAGTTGCCCAACTTTGCTTATCAAAGGGTGCACTTGATGTGTTTATTTCTAACACTCAAGAAAGACATGAGTCTATCTGGTCAACAAGGGGTGCTTTCCTTGAGGCAATCAAAGGATCTACTCCTGAAGGTCTAGATGAGTGTGATGTTGTTGTTCCAAAAAATAGAGTTGCAGATTTCGTTAAATTCTGTGCTGAACTTAACAAAGAATACGGTGTAAGAATAAGACAATTTGGTCATGCTGGAGACGGGAACCTTCATGTTTACTGCTGTAAAGATCAACTTTCAGATGATGAGTGGAAACCAAAGGTTGAAGCTATCATGCAAAGAATGTACGATAAAGCTATTGAGCTTGAAGGTCAAGTATCAGGTGAGCACGGTATCGGACATGCGAAAGTTGGCTTCCTAGGTGAGTCAGTAGGAGCTCCTGTGATGAATATACTAGAAGGGGTTAAAAAAGCCTTTGACCCTAAGAACATCCTTAACCCAGGGAAAGTAGTAAACAGATTCTAA
- a CDS encoding IS1182 family transposase, producing the protein MNFVQGADRSQITMFPEAIDDYIDDNNSVIVIDVYVDSLDMKSLGFKKTTPNDMGRPMYSPQLMLKIYLYGYLNKIRSTRRLETETKRNLEMMWLTKKLSPDHKTISRFRKDNPKALKKVFRDFVKLCSRLGLYGKELISVDGSRFSGVNSKDNNFNDSKLKDRIKRLDIKIDQYLKELDNNDKKEDTTDNPKSAEEISEIIKELKSRKEKYEQMKKHLEETEETQVSLVDPDTRRLTKNGETKIGYNVQTAVDSKNKMIAEFDVTNSINDFGHLSVTSQKAKEILEVDTIKTTADKGYNSATDIAECLMNGIEPHVCMEEDEITICLEILGEAKDVDQIIEPHVNGRFVYLKKRNIALCPMGKIFYPSSYSKNKKEARFCNRKECRKCQNKCTASEYKDFGKKMKKQEFTKEYNDNNLRIKQVRVKNDPAITRQRKEIVEHPYGTIKRAMDSEYCLMRGMNNVVGEFSLSFLAYNLKRAVNILGCRGLIQAITNT; encoded by the coding sequence ATGAATTTTGTCCAAGGTGCAGATAGAAGTCAAATCACAATGTTTCCTGAAGCAATAGATGATTATATCGATGATAACAATTCAGTGATAGTTATTGATGTTTATGTGGATAGCCTAGATATGAAAAGCTTAGGATTTAAAAAAACTACACCAAATGATATGGGCCGACCAATGTATTCACCTCAACTCATGCTTAAAATATATCTTTATGGCTACTTAAATAAAATAAGGTCCACTAGAAGACTAGAAACAGAAACCAAAAGAAACTTAGAGATGATGTGGCTTACAAAGAAATTATCGCCAGATCACAAAACTATCTCTAGATTTAGAAAAGATAACCCTAAAGCACTAAAGAAGGTGTTTCGAGATTTTGTAAAGTTATGTTCTCGATTGGGGCTATACGGCAAAGAACTTATCTCAGTTGATGGTAGTAGATTTAGTGGTGTAAACTCTAAAGATAATAACTTCAATGATTCTAAATTAAAAGATAGAATTAAACGCTTAGATATTAAAATTGATCAATACCTAAAAGAATTAGATAATAACGACAAAAAAGAAGACACAACCGACAACCCAAAATCAGCTGAAGAGATAAGTGAAATTATTAAAGAATTGAAAAGTAGAAAAGAAAAATATGAGCAAATGAAGAAACATCTAGAAGAAACTGAAGAAACTCAGGTATCTCTAGTGGACCCCGATACTAGGCGGCTAACTAAGAATGGAGAAACAAAAATAGGTTATAATGTCCAAACAGCTGTGGACAGCAAAAATAAAATGATTGCAGAGTTTGATGTAACGAACTCCATAAATGACTTTGGCCATTTATCTGTTACCAGCCAAAAAGCTAAAGAGATATTAGAAGTTGATACAATAAAAACAACGGCAGATAAAGGTTATAATTCTGCAACTGATATAGCAGAATGTTTAATGAATGGAATAGAACCTCATGTGTGTATGGAAGAAGACGAAATCACAATATGTCTAGAGATATTAGGCGAAGCAAAAGATGTGGATCAAATCATAGAACCACATGTTAATGGTAGATTTGTGTATCTAAAGAAGCGCAATATAGCACTGTGTCCCATGGGGAAAATTTTTTACCCTAGTTCATACTCAAAGAATAAAAAAGAGGCGAGATTCTGTAACCGAAAGGAATGTAGAAAGTGCCAGAACAAGTGTACAGCCAGTGAGTACAAAGACTTTGGCAAAAAGATGAAGAAGCAAGAATTCACTAAAGAATACAACGATAACAACTTGAGAATTAAACAAGTAAGAGTAAAAAATGATCCTGCAATAACTAGGCAAAGAAAAGAAATTGTAGAGCATCCATATGGCACAATAAAAAGAGCCATGGACTCAGAATATTGTTTAATGCGAGGCATGAACAATGTTGTGGGTGAGTTTTCATTGTCTTTTTTAGCCTACAACCTAAAAAGAGCAGTAAACATTTTAGGTTGTAGAGGGCTAATTCAAGCAATAACTAATACATAG
- a CDS encoding cation:proton antiporter has product MNSSLLLGFVLLIGVIGGKIASKAKLPSVTGYIIFGLLVGPSFLNIITREAIYAFQPVNQLALGILSLSIGSELHYAVFRKYGKNLFKLFLGEGLLTFSLVASFTYLFGMRLQFAILLGILALTVSPSGVLSIVKETGSKGLFTQNLLALVAVDNLFAILSFGVVSALLQGVGNSDTAGATLFLGVVQEVLLTLGIGMLLGIILTYLIKKRPATAKFTVILLGFVFLGTGLADHFQLSALLLNMTMGATITNLTLRRNIVATSLERIELPVFVSFLTLAGAKLDTSVLVTSGLVGVGYISGRLVGKIVGSYSGAMFTDLTVKMRKNLGLALTPQAGVAIGLSVIAEQKFPESNGMLTGIVLSGVIFFEVVGPLLLKKALDNVGETRF; this is encoded by the coding sequence ATGAATTCATCTTTACTACTAGGTTTTGTACTGCTAATTGGAGTCATAGGTGGCAAGATTGCCTCAAAGGCAAAGCTACCTTCCGTGACAGGATATATTATTTTTGGATTATTAGTAGGACCATCATTTTTAAATATTATAACCAGAGAAGCAATTTATGCATTTCAGCCAGTTAATCAGTTAGCACTAGGCATACTATCTCTATCAATTGGTAGTGAACTGCACTATGCTGTGTTTAGAAAGTACGGTAAAAACCTATTTAAACTTTTTTTAGGTGAAGGGCTATTGACGTTCAGTTTAGTCGCAAGTTTTACTTACTTATTCGGTATGAGATTACAATTTGCTATATTACTTGGGATATTAGCACTGACCGTTTCGCCCTCGGGGGTATTATCAATTGTCAAGGAAACTGGATCAAAGGGACTGTTTACTCAGAACCTACTGGCATTAGTTGCCGTTGATAATTTATTTGCCATACTATCCTTTGGTGTTGTAAGTGCATTACTACAGGGGGTAGGGAATAGCGATACAGCTGGAGCCACTTTGTTCCTAGGAGTAGTACAAGAAGTTCTTTTGACATTAGGGATAGGTATGCTACTTGGTATAATATTAACTTATCTTATTAAAAAAAGGCCCGCTACAGCAAAATTTACAGTGATTTTGTTGGGCTTCGTATTTTTAGGTACTGGATTAGCTGACCATTTTCAACTATCTGCATTGCTATTAAATATGACTATGGGAGCAACTATAACGAACCTAACCCTTAGAAGAAATATTGTTGCCACTAGCTTAGAAAGAATTGAACTACCTGTTTTTGTGTCTTTCTTAACATTGGCAGGGGCAAAACTTGACACCAGCGTTCTAGTTACATCTGGTTTAGTAGGTGTTGGTTATATATCAGGTAGGTTGGTAGGAAAAATTGTCGGTAGTTATTCAGGTGCTATGTTTACAGACCTAACAGTGAAAATGCGTAAAAACCTAGGACTAGCATTGACACCCCAAGCGGGTGTAGCAATAGGTTTAAGTGTAATAGCTGAGCAAAAGTTCCCTGAATCTAATGGTATGTTAACGGGTATTGTTCTTAGTGGTGTGATTTTCTTCGAAGTTGTAGGACCATTATTGCTTAAAAAAGCTTTGGACAATGTTGGTGAAACAAGGTTTTAG
- a CDS encoding FmdB family zinc ribbon protein, whose product MPIYEFLCIRCNNVDEKICKFGEDGSELICPSCNYKGLVRKLSTFSAPTVPGGSGSNCGPCSKGSCSTCK is encoded by the coding sequence ATGCCTATTTACGAGTTTTTATGTATTAGATGTAATAATGTTGATGAAAAAATATGCAAATTTGGGGAAGACGGTTCTGAACTTATTTGCCCAAGTTGTAATTATAAAGGGTTAGTAAGAAAGCTCTCCACCTTTTCTGCCCCAACTGTCCCTGGGGGTAGTGGGTCTAATTGTGGCCCTTGTTCAAAAGGTAGCTGTTCAACATGCAAATGA
- a CDS encoding VanZ family protein translates to MSTFVKGSIAWGLLFLWMVVIFTGSSQTQLDSPGLFQRLLGDELPQITDFLAQNDFWIRKVGHGFVYFILTLLAYWAFSKYSPYYVSGRPLLWAVAFSVIYAISDEYHQTLVPGRHGVYTDVIIDSIGVAMAALLIYWFRRRVSE, encoded by the coding sequence ATGAGTACATTTGTAAAAGGGAGTATAGCGTGGGGCTTATTATTCCTTTGGATGGTGGTTATTTTTACAGGGTCTTCACAGACACAGTTAGATTCGCCGGGGCTATTTCAAAGATTATTGGGAGATGAACTCCCTCAAATTACAGATTTTCTAGCTCAGAACGATTTCTGGATTAGAAAGGTTGGTCACGGCTTTGTATATTTTATCTTAACACTTCTGGCCTATTGGGCCTTTTCTAAATATTCTCCTTATTACGTATCAGGAAGACCATTACTTTGGGCCGTAGCTTTTAGTGTCATCTATGCCATTAGTGATGAATATCATCAAACATTGGTACCTGGTAGGCATGGTGTTTATACAGATGTGATAATTGACTCTATTGGTGTTGCCATGGCAGCCTTGCTAATCTATTGGTTTAGGAGGCGGGTAAGTGAATAG
- a CDS encoding DUF2797 domain-containing protein: protein MEFKLLRGMLPEYDETINYSIELGEDKLHLNPLIGKTIKIHFNNTKNCIACGREIKKNTFNQGYCYPCFRDLAENDLCIVSPHLCHFHEGTCRDEDFAKKHCFSDHYVYLAISSDVKVGITRKVTLKKRWMDQGAIEAMPIALVPDRRTAGLMEHSLKEYLNDKTNWRKMLKGESTGDLSISLSVVREVIADEFKDYLIEETILKINYPHATPPKLKSLNLEKSPILESKLLGVKGQYLILEEGVLNIRKHRGFNCTIEAAE from the coding sequence ATGGAATTTAAATTGCTACGGGGAATGTTACCTGAATATGATGAAACAATTAACTACAGCATAGAGCTAGGGGAAGATAAGCTTCATCTCAATCCACTTATAGGCAAAACTATTAAAATCCACTTTAATAACACAAAAAATTGCATTGCCTGTGGAAGGGAAATAAAGAAAAACACATTTAATCAAGGGTATTGCTACCCTTGTTTTAGAGACTTAGCAGAAAATGATCTCTGTATAGTGAGTCCCCATCTATGTCACTTCCATGAAGGAACATGTAGGGATGAAGATTTTGCAAAAAAACACTGTTTTTCTGACCACTATGTTTACCTGGCCATATCCAGTGATGTTAAGGTAGGTATAACTCGAAAGGTCACCTTGAAGAAAAGATGGATGGATCAAGGTGCCATTGAAGCAATGCCAATAGCCCTGGTTCCTGACCGAAGGACCGCAGGCCTGATGGAACATAGTTTAAAAGAATATCTAAATGATAAAACTAACTGGAGAAAAATGCTGAAAGGTGAAAGCACAGGAGATTTATCAATAAGTTTATCAGTGGTCCGAGAAGTAATAGCAGATGAATTCAAAGACTATCTTATAGAAGAAACTATCCTTAAGATAAATTATCCCCATGCAACCCCACCAAAGCTTAAGTCACTAAACCTTGAGAAAAGCCCCATTTTAGAATCGAAGCTACTTGGTGTTAAAGGACAGTACTTGATTTTAGAAGAAGGAGTCCTCAACATAAGAAAACACAGAGGGTTTAACTGCACAATAGAAGCTGCTGAATAG
- the larA gene encoding nickel-dependent lactate racemase, producing the protein MAKIKIPYSTTFVDAEIPDENLIAVLESKAHHFVPDVNEEQLVERALDNPIDSESLEELVKGKKNMVIITSDHTRPVPSKVTLPIVLRRIRKVNPNIDITILIATGFHRATTHQEMLNKFGEEIVNNEKLVNHVSWDKHDMKYVGILPSGGELWLNKLVMETELLISEGFIEPHFFAGFSGGRKSVLPGVAGKETVLANHCSEFIASPHARTGILNNNPIHKDMIFAAEQAKLAFILNVIIDADKKIIHAVAGDPQKAHEKGCEFVTELAVVEKKPADIVVTSNGGYPLDQNIYQTVKGMTAAEASCAEGGVIIILSACNDGHGGEAFYKYMAEASSPHEVTKKVLQIPRDKTLPDQWEFQILARILEKHTVFIVTDQCDKNMIESMHIKHSFTFDEALQKALEIKGEKASITVIPDGVSVIVK; encoded by the coding sequence ATGGCAAAAATAAAGATTCCTTATTCTACAACGTTTGTGGATGCTGAGATTCCAGATGAAAACCTAATTGCAGTGTTAGAATCAAAGGCCCATCATTTTGTCCCAGATGTAAATGAAGAGCAACTAGTTGAGAGGGCTTTAGATAACCCTATTGATAGTGAAAGTTTAGAAGAGTTGGTCAAAGGTAAGAAGAATATGGTCATTATTACTTCAGACCATACAAGACCTGTGCCCAGTAAAGTAACTTTGCCAATAGTTCTTAGAAGAATACGTAAGGTTAACCCAAATATTGATATTACTATACTTATCGCTACTGGGTTTCATAGGGCCACAACCCATCAGGAAATGTTAAACAAGTTTGGTGAAGAAATAGTAAATAATGAGAAATTAGTAAACCATGTGAGTTGGGATAAGCACGACATGAAGTATGTTGGCATCTTACCTTCTGGTGGAGAATTGTGGCTAAATAAATTGGTGATGGAAACAGAACTGCTTATTTCAGAAGGATTTATCGAACCGCACTTTTTTGCAGGTTTTTCTGGAGGAAGAAAAAGCGTCCTTCCTGGGGTAGCAGGTAAAGAAACAGTTCTTGCTAACCACTGTTCTGAGTTTATAGCAAGCCCTCATGCTAGAACAGGGATATTGAACAATAACCCTATTCATAAAGATATGATTTTTGCAGCTGAACAAGCTAAACTGGCGTTCATACTAAACGTAATTATAGACGCAGATAAAAAGATTATCCATGCAGTTGCCGGGGATCCACAAAAAGCCCACGAAAAAGGGTGCGAATTTGTTACTGAACTTGCAGTTGTTGAGAAAAAACCTGCGGATATAGTGGTAACTTCAAACGGTGGTTATCCCCTTGACCAAAATATATATCAGACAGTTAAAGGTATGACGGCAGCTGAAGCAAGTTGTGCTGAAGGAGGAGTAATAATTATCCTTTCAGCCTGTAACGACGGTCATGGAGGCGAAGCTTTTTATAAATATATGGCAGAAGCGTCTAGCCCCCATGAAGTTACTAAAAAGGTATTACAAATCCCAAGGGATAAGACACTTCCTGATCAATGGGAGTTCCAAATATTAGCTAGGATACTAGAGAAACATACAGTATTTATCGTAACAGATCAGTGTGATAAAAATATGATTGAATCAATGCACATAAAACATTCGTTTACCTTTGATGAAGCCTTACAAAAGGCTCTTGAAATAAAGGGAGAAAAAGCTTCAATTACTGTTATACCAGATGGAGTTTCTGTTATAGTGAAATAA
- a CDS encoding electron transfer flavoprotein subunit beta/FixA family protein, giving the protein MKIFVCVKQVPETNQVEVDENGSLVRDGVESKMNPYDLYALETALKLKEELNGELTVLTMGPPQAEVVIKEAYMMGADEGYILSDRKFAGADVLATSYTLSQGIKAIGQPDIIICGKQTTDGDTAQVGPAIAEYLNMPHVAWVTKILEVDDKGIAVEMDMADTVETVKMSYPCLITVEKGIFQPRLPSYKRKLATKDRPVVMKTFADYFDQDTKRYGLSGSPTQVERIFNPESNGEKVVWEGNGEELAGNMFGKLKELKFV; this is encoded by the coding sequence ATGAAAATTTTTGTTTGTGTTAAACAAGTACCTGAGACTAACCAAGTAGAAGTTGATGAAAATGGTTCTTTAGTAAGAGATGGCGTCGAGTCAAAAATGAACCCTTACGATCTTTATGCTTTAGAAACAGCTTTAAAATTAAAAGAAGAGTTAAATGGTGAACTTACTGTTTTAACAATGGGGCCACCACAAGCTGAAGTTGTTATAAAAGAAGCTTATATGATGGGTGCAGATGAGGGGTATATCCTATCTGACCGTAAGTTTGCAGGTGCAGACGTGCTAGCTACATCTTACACTTTATCTCAAGGAATTAAGGCTATTGGCCAACCAGATATAATCATCTGTGGTAAGCAAACAACAGATGGTGATACAGCACAAGTAGGTCCTGCAATTGCAGAATACCTAAACATGCCTCATGTTGCATGGGTAACTAAGATTTTAGAAGTAGATGATAAAGGAATTGCTGTAGAAATGGATATGGCTGATACTGTAGAGACAGTGAAAATGAGCTACCCATGCTTAATCACTGTAGAAAAAGGTATCTTCCAACCAAGACTACCATCCTATAAAAGGAAATTAGCTACAAAGGATCGTCCAGTTGTTATGAAAACTTTCGCTGATTACTTCGATCAAGATACTAAACGCTACGGTCTAAGCGGTTCACCTACCCAGGTTGAAAGAATTTTCAATCCAGAAAGTAACGGTGAGAAGGTAGTTTGGGAAGGTAATGGAGAAGAGCTAGCAGGCAACATGTTTGGAAAACTAAAAGAGTTAAAATTCGTATAG
- a CDS encoding GNAT family N-acetyltransferase translates to MDFIFRKMKESDWQGIYDVELSAFGGGFSKYFVKMAPIFFGINSFVVEYQTKIVGYSLGVIPNGQLEEGWIMSAGIEPKHQGKGLGKKLLNMTIDALKKNGAKRILLTVSPDNQVAKSTYEKRGFKEFTFIKDYYGEGEDRIVMQLR, encoded by the coding sequence ATGGACTTTATATTTAGGAAAATGAAGGAATCTGACTGGCAAGGTATTTATGATGTGGAATTATCAGCCTTTGGAGGCGGATTTTCTAAATACTTTGTAAAAATGGCTCCCATTTTTTTCGGAATCAATTCTTTTGTAGTGGAGTACCAAACTAAGATTGTAGGTTATTCCCTAGGTGTAATACCCAACGGACAATTAGAAGAAGGTTGGATAATGAGTGCAGGTATTGAACCTAAACACCAAGGAAAAGGTTTAGGAAAAAAACTTTTAAACATGACAATTGATGCATTAAAGAAAAATGGAGCAAAAAGAATACTCCTGACAGTATCGCCGGATAATCAAGTGGCTAAATCTACCTATGAAAAACGAGGGTTTAAAGAGTTTACGTTTATCAAAGACTATTATGGTGAAGGTGAAGATAGAATAGTAATGCAATTACGCTAG
- a CDS encoding electron transfer flavoprotein subunit alpha — protein sequence MSLVVNHNKCTLCEVCVGTCPFNAIVTENGQIAFTAACKMCKICIKGCPLGAIGIIDEVRAEINKDEWKGIMIYVEHVEGNIHPVTFELIGKARELAAKINHPVYALFLGHEITKQADELLKYGVDKVFVYDNAELEHFRVDSYTAAFEDCVKNVKPSTILVGATSVGRSLAPRIATRFRTGLTADCTVLDVKENTDLVQIRPAFGGNIMAQIITPNHRPQMATVRYKIMDTAEKVENITGKVEVCDIAVEKLASQIEVLGVHKKEVVPGINDAEVLVVAGRGIKEEKDMAMVKELADLLGGQIAVTRPLIEAGWGSHNQQIGLSGRTVRPKLLITLGVSGAVQFTAGMGGAENVFAINNDPNAAIFNVSHYGIVGDIYEVIPKLIASIKNGADISELVG from the coding sequence ATGTCATTAGTAGTAAACCATAATAAGTGTACACTATGTGAAGTTTGTGTTGGAACTTGTCCTTTCAACGCTATTGTAACTGAAAATGGACAAATCGCTTTTACTGCAGCTTGTAAGATGTGTAAAATTTGTATCAAAGGCTGTCCACTAGGAGCAATTGGTATCATTGATGAAGTAAGAGCTGAGATAAATAAAGATGAGTGGAAAGGTATCATGATCTACGTGGAGCATGTAGAAGGTAACATCCACCCAGTAACTTTTGAACTTATAGGTAAAGCTAGAGAACTAGCAGCTAAAATTAACCACCCAGTTTATGCCCTATTCTTAGGACATGAAATAACTAAACAAGCCGATGAGTTATTAAAATATGGTGTTGATAAAGTGTTTGTATATGACAACGCAGAACTTGAACACTTTAGAGTAGATTCTTATACAGCTGCTTTTGAAGACTGTGTAAAAAATGTTAAACCAAGTACAATCCTTGTAGGTGCAACTTCAGTTGGACGTTCACTGGCTCCAAGAATTGCAACTAGATTTAGAACTGGTCTGACCGCTGACTGTACAGTTCTTGATGTTAAAGAAAACACTGACTTAGTACAAATTAGACCTGCTTTTGGTGGTAACATCATGGCTCAAATTATTACACCAAATCACCGTCCACAAATGGCTACAGTTAGATATAAAATCATGGACACAGCTGAAAAAGTTGAAAACATAACTGGTAAAGTAGAAGTTTGTGATATTGCAGTGGAAAAATTAGCTTCTCAAATAGAAGTACTAGGTGTTCACAAAAAAGAAGTAGTACCTGGAATCAATGATGCAGAAGTACTAGTTGTTGCTGGTAGAGGTATTAAAGAAGAAAAAGATATGGCGATGGTTAAAGAACTAGCTGACCTTTTAGGTGGTCAAATAGCTGTTACCCGTCCTTTGATAGAAGCGGGCTGGGGTTCACACAACCAACAGATAGGTTTATCTGGTAGAACAGTAAGACCGAAATTACTTATTACTTTAGGGGTCTCTGGTGCTGTACAGTTTACTGCTGGTATGGGTGGAGCTGAAAACGTATTTGCAATTAACAATGATCCAAATGCTGCGATTTTCAATGTTTCTCATTACGGAATTGTTGGTGATATCTACGAAGTCATTCCTAAGCTTATAGCTAGCATTAAAAATGGCGCAGATATCTCTGAGTTAGTAGGCTAA
- a CDS encoding alpha/beta fold hydrolase, whose product MSYFKYGKINLYYEERGNLSSEKVVVFFNGVMASTNSWVNQISLFEKLDFRIVLHDFKGQLLSDKPSGPYTFSEHAEETKALLEHLKIDRAHFIGTSYGGEVALKFAMIYPEMVETIAVINSVTELDEVLKFFIKGWKALAEAKDPENFFYGMLPTIYHNTYIENNLDLIKNRANTFNHLPHDYFTGQIELYKTFEQDVTMTDSLHLITCPTMVICGEEDILKPKKFSKIIANNIKNSEYITIPDCGHVTIFEKPKELNSILAGFILKNLL is encoded by the coding sequence ATGTCCTATTTCAAGTATGGAAAAATCAATTTATATTATGAAGAAAGGGGTAATTTATCGTCAGAAAAGGTGGTAGTTTTTTTTAATGGTGTAATGGCATCAACTAATAGTTGGGTAAATCAGATTAGCCTTTTTGAAAAACTTGATTTTAGGATTGTACTTCATGATTTTAAAGGACAATTGCTATCTGATAAGCCTAGTGGCCCTTATACTTTTAGTGAACACGCTGAAGAAACTAAAGCCCTTTTAGAACATCTTAAGATAGATAGAGCCCATTTTATAGGAACATCCTATGGAGGGGAAGTAGCATTAAAGTTTGCCATGATATATCCGGAGATGGTGGAAACCATAGCAGTTATAAATTCTGTTACAGAACTAGATGAAGTCCTTAAGTTCTTTATAAAGGGGTGGAAAGCATTAGCTGAGGCTAAAGACCCTGAAAATTTCTTTTATGGTATGCTCCCTACTATTTATCATAATACCTATATTGAAAACAATTTAGACTTAATAAAAAATAGGGCTAATACCTTCAATCATTTACCTCATGATTATTTTACTGGACAAATTGAGCTTTATAAAACCTTTGAGCAAGATGTTACCATGACTGATTCCCTACATCTTATAACATGTCCCACAATGGTTATTTGTGGAGAAGAAGATATTTTAAAACCTAAAAAATTTTCTAAGATCATAGCAAATAACATTAAAAACTCTGAGTATATCACTATACCTGATTGTGGCCATGTAACTATTTTTGAAAAGCCAAAGGAGCTTAATAGTATACTAGCAGGATTTATTTTGAAAAATTTACTATAA